The following proteins are encoded in a genomic region of Nomascus leucogenys isolate Asia chromosome 17, Asia_NLE_v1, whole genome shotgun sequence:
- the ZNF285 gene encoding LOW QUALITY PROTEIN: zinc finger protein 285 (The sequence of the model RefSeq protein was modified relative to this genomic sequence to represent the inferred CDS: inserted 6 bases in 4 codons; substituted 2 bases at 2 genomic stop codons): MIKFQERVTFKDVAAVFTKEELALLDKAQINLYQDVMLENFRNLISVILFLLIRDGIKNNILNLQAKGLSYLSQEVLHCWQIWKQRIRDLTGSQDYIMNLQEERSPHLEXVSLCEEWAGMSLQISENENYVVNAIIKNQDITAXQGLTQVLTPELWRKANIMTEPQNSQGRYKGIYMEEKLYRCAWHDSLDWTSRDHHESQECKGXHPNCRKNFSMKSTVEQHNVAHVLPQPFTCNNCGVAFADDKDPRVHHSTHLGEKSYKCDPYRKKFSQSQDLIVHCKTHSGETPYEFHEWPMGCKQSSDLPRYQKVPSGDKPYKCKECGKGFRCNSFLHNHHGVHTGEMPYKCNACGKGFGFRSLLCIHQGVHAGKKPYKSEXCGKGFDRSSKFLVHQRVHAGEKHYKCSECGKCFSSSSVLQVHWRFHMGXKPYRCGECRKGFSQSTHLHIHQRVHTGEKPYKCNVCGKDFAYSCVLHTHXRVHTREKPYKCEVCGKCFSYSSYFHLHQRDHTRQRPYKCDECGKGFSRNSDLHVHLRVHTGQRPCKCKACGKGFSRNSYLLAHQRVHVDETQYTHCERGKDLLTHQRLHEQRETL, from the exons GAAAGGGTGACATTCAAGGATGTGGCTGCAGTCTTCACCAAGGAAGAGCTGGCACTATTAGATAAAGCCCAGATAAACCTGTACCAAGATGTGATGCTGGAAAACTTCAGGAACCTCATCTCAGTGA TTCTCTTTCTTCTCATAAGAGATGGGattaaaaacaacattttgaATCTTCAGGCAAAGGGGTTAAGTTACCTTTCACAAGAAGTGCTTCATTGCTGGCAGATTTGGAAACAAAGGATCCGGGATTTAACTGGGAGTCAGGATTACATCATGAACCTTCAAGAAGAGCGTTCCCCACATTTAG ATGTTTCCCTCTGTGAAGAGTGGGCAGGCATGTCTCTTCagatttctgaaaatgaaaactatGTAGTAAATGCCATTATCAAAAATCAGGATATCACAGCATAGCAAGGCCTGACACAGGTTCTTACCCCAGAATTGTGGAGGAAAGCCAACATAATGACCGAGCCCCAGAACTCTCAGGGAAGATATAAGGGAATTTACATGGAAGAGAAATTGTACAGATGTGCTTGGCATGACAGCCTCGACTGGACCTCACGTGATCATCATGAGTCCCAAGAATGTAAAG GACATCCCAACTGCAGGAAAAACTTTAGTATGAAATCGACAGTTGAACAACATAATGTGGCCCATGTATTACCACAGCCTTTCACATGTAATAACTGTGGGGTAGCCTTTGCAGATGATAAAGATCCTCGTGTCCATCACAGCACTCACCTAGGAGAAAAATCTTATAAATGTGACCCATATAGAAAGAAATTTAGTCAGAGCCAAGATCTTATCGTTCATTGTAAAACCCACTCTGGCGAGACTCCCTATGAATTCCACGAATGGCCTATGGGCTGCAAACAGAGCTCAGACCTTCCCAGATATCAGAAAGTCCCCTCAGGAGACaaaccctacaaatgtaaagaatgtggcaagGGCTTCAGGTGCAACTCCTTCCTTCACAACCATCACGGAGTCCACACAGGGGAGATGCCCTACAAATGCAATGCATGTGGGAAAGGGTTTGGATTTAGGTCACTTCTTTGTATTCATCAGGGAGTACACGCAGGGAAAAAGCCCTATAAAAGTGAATAGTGTGGGAAGGGCTTTGATCGGAGCTCGAAATTTCTTGTCCATCAGAGAGTCCACGCTGGAGAGAAGCACTACAAATGCAGTGAGTGTGGCAAGTGCTTTAGTTCAAGCTCCGTTCTTCAAGTCCACTGGAGGTTTCACATGGG GAAACCTTATAGGTGTGGTGAGTGTAGAAAGGGCTTCAGCCAAAGTACACACCTTCACATTCACCAGAGAGTCCACACAGGGGAGAAACCATACAAATGCAATGTGTGTGGAAAGGATTTTGCGTATAGCTGTGTTCTTCACACTCA CAGAGTTCACACTCGAGAAAAACCATATAAATGCGAAGTGTGTGGAAAGTGCTTTAGTTACAGTTCATATTTTCACTTACATCAAAGAGATCACACCAGACAGAGACCATATAAATGTGATGAGTGTGGTAAAGGCTTCAGTCGGAATTCAGATCTTCATGTTCATCTCAGAGTCCACACAGGACAGAGGCCCTGTAAGTGTAAGGCATGTGGTAAGGGCTTCAGTCGTAATTCGTACCTCCTTGCCCATCAGAGAGTGCATGTAGATGAGACACAGTACACACATTGTGAGCGTGGCAAGGACCTTCTGACTCATCAAAGACTACATGAGCAGAGAGAAACATTATAA